A part of Oncorhynchus kisutch isolate 150728-3 linkage group LG2, Okis_V2, whole genome shotgun sequence genomic DNA contains:
- the LOC109866465 gene encoding retinol dehydrogenase 7-like isoform X2 has product MFLYILGLVAFWFVFRWYRELARVPNKGQKYVYITGCDSGFGNLLARHLDKLGFRVIAACYTEKGEDELKKVSTERLNTVHLDVVSTDSVSKATAFIKTLVGEKGLWAVVNNAGVSVPSGPCDWMTVDDYKSMLDVNLIGVIGVTLSVLPLIKKARGRVVNVASVFGRISAFGGPYCVSKYGVEAFNDSLRMNMSFFGVKVLCLEPGFFKTSVTDLHLLRKNVRTLWDKLPEEIKDQYGHDYPERE; this is encoded by the exons ATGTTCCTGTACATTCTTGGACTGGTGGCTTTTTGGTTTGTGTTCCGCTGGTACAGGGAACTCGCAAGAGTACCCAATAAAGGACAGAAATATGTCTACATCACTGGCTGTGATTCTGGGTTCGGGAACCTTCTGGCCAGACATCTGGACAAGCTGGGCTTCCGTGTAATTGCAGCCTGCTACACTGAGAAGGGGGAGGATGAACTGAAGAAGGTCTCTACTGAACGATTGAACACAGTCCACCTGGATGTCGTCAGCACTGACAGTGTCAGCAAAGCAACAGCATTCATCAAAACCTTGGTTGGGGAGAAGG GTCTGTGGGCTGTGGTGAACAATGCTGGAGTCTCTGTACCATCTGGTCCCTGTGATTGGATGACTGTCGACGACTACAAGTCCATGTTGGATGTTAACCTTATTGGAGTCATTGGTGTGACTCTGAGTGTCCTGCCCCTCATCAAGAAGGCCAGGGGCAGGGTGGTGAATGTGGCCAGTGTGTTTGGGAGGATAAGCGCCTTCGGGGGTCCCTACTGTGTGTCAAAATATGGAGTGGAGGCTTTCAATGATAGTCTACG GATGAACATGTCGTTTTTTGGAGTTAAAGTCCTGTGTCTGGAACCAGGATTTTTCAAAACAAGTGTGACTGATCTACATCTCCTGAGAAAAAATGTGAGGACATTGTGGGACAAATTGCCTGAAGAAATCAAGGATCAATATGGACATGATTACCCAGAGAGAG AATGA
- the LOC109866465 gene encoding retinol dehydrogenase 7-like isoform X1, whose protein sequence is MFLYILGLVAFWFVFRWYRELARVPNKGQKYVYITGCDSGFGNLLARHLDKLGFRVIAACYTEKGEDELKKVSTERLNTVHLDVVSTDSVSKATAFIKTLVGEKGLWAVVNNAGVSVPSGPCDWMTVDDYKSMLDVNLIGVIGVTLSVLPLIKKARGRVVNVASVFGRISAFGGPYCVSKYGVEAFNDSLRMNMSFFGVKVLCLEPGFFKTSVTDLHLLRKNVRTLWDKLPEEIKDQYGHDYPERANVTLEKNVATLLDGDLMKVVSCMEHAISAVHPRTRYSPGWDAKFLWLPMSYLPTWIADKMLLKDMAKPTGSIL, encoded by the exons ATGTTCCTGTACATTCTTGGACTGGTGGCTTTTTGGTTTGTGTTCCGCTGGTACAGGGAACTCGCAAGAGTACCCAATAAAGGACAGAAATATGTCTACATCACTGGCTGTGATTCTGGGTTCGGGAACCTTCTGGCCAGACATCTGGACAAGCTGGGCTTCCGTGTAATTGCAGCCTGCTACACTGAGAAGGGGGAGGATGAACTGAAGAAGGTCTCTACTGAACGATTGAACACAGTCCACCTGGATGTCGTCAGCACTGACAGTGTCAGCAAAGCAACAGCATTCATCAAAACCTTGGTTGGGGAGAAGG GTCTGTGGGCTGTGGTGAACAATGCTGGAGTCTCTGTACCATCTGGTCCCTGTGATTGGATGACTGTCGACGACTACAAGTCCATGTTGGATGTTAACCTTATTGGAGTCATTGGTGTGACTCTGAGTGTCCTGCCCCTCATCAAGAAGGCCAGGGGCAGGGTGGTGAATGTGGCCAGTGTGTTTGGGAGGATAAGCGCCTTCGGGGGTCCCTACTGTGTGTCAAAATATGGAGTGGAGGCTTTCAATGATAGTCTACG GATGAACATGTCGTTTTTTGGAGTTAAAGTCCTGTGTCTGGAACCAGGATTTTTCAAAACAAGTGTGACTGATCTACATCTCCTGAGAAAAAATGTGAGGACATTGTGGGACAAATTGCCTGAAGAAATCAAGGATCAATATGGACATGATTACCCAGAGAGAG CAAATGTTACATTGGAGAAGAATGTTGCGACGTTGCTGGATGGGGACCTGATGAAGGTTGTGAGCTGCATGGAGCACGCCATCTCTGCTGTCCACCCTCGTACCCGCTACTCACCTGGCTGGGATGCCAAGTTCTTATGGTTGCCTATGTCCTACCTGCCAACGTGGATCGCAGACAAAATGCTCTTAAAAGATATGGCCAAACCAACAGGATCTATTCTTTAA